From the genome of Gavia stellata isolate bGavSte3 chromosome 3, bGavSte3.hap2, whole genome shotgun sequence, one region includes:
- the LOC104261610 gene encoding serpin B10 yields METLNKAITSFALDFFKHECQEDGDKNILLSPLSISSALATVYLGAKGNTADQMAKVLHFNKAEGTRNVTTTIKMQVYSRTEECLSNRCACFQKTEIGKSDNIHAGFKALNFEINQPTKNYLLKSINQLYGEKTLPFSKEYLQLANKYYNAKPQSVDFVGGADEIRREINARVEHQTEGKIQNLLPPGSVDSLTRLLLINALYFKGNWATKFEAEATRQRPFRINMHTSKPVPMMYLSDKFNGTYVESVQTDVLELPYVNNDLSMFILLPSDITGLQKLERELTFENLSAWTSPELMEKMKMEVYLPRFTLEEKYDLKSTLSRMGIQDAFTEGQADFTGMSENGELFLSQVFHKCYLEVNEEGTEAAAASSAALASRSLGATVIFVADHPFLFFIRHNKTKSILFLGRFSSP; encoded by the exons ATGGAAACTTTGAATAAAGCAATCACAAGCTTTGCTCTCGACTTTTTCAAACATGAGTGTCAGGAAGATGGTGACAAGAATATTTTGCTCTCCCCTTTGAGTATTTCATCTGCCCTGGCTACTGTTTATTTGGGCGCCAAAGGTAACACTGCAGATCAGATGGCAAAG GTACTTCACTTTAACAAAGCTGAAGGAACCAGAAATGTCACCACAACCATAAAAATGCAAGTCTATTCCAGAACAGAAGAGTGTCTATCAAATCGATGTGCCTGTTTCCAGAAG aCAGAAATTGGCAAATCGGATAATATACATGCTGGGTTTAAAGCACTCAACTTTGAAATCAACCAACCCACTAAAAATTACCTGCTTAAAAGTATCAACCAGTTATATGGAGAAAAAACATTGCCTTTCAGTAAG GAATACTTACAGTTAGCCAATAAATACTACAATGCAAAGCCACAATCAGTTGACTTTGTGGGAGGAGCAGATGAAATCAGAAGAGAGATCAATGCCAGGGTCGAACACCAGACTGAAG GTAAAATCCAAAATCTGCTGCCTCCTGGATCCGTAGATTCGCTCACCAGACTACTCCTGATAAATGCACTCTATTTCAAAGGAAACTGGGCAACAAAGTTCGAAGCTGAAGCTACCAGGCAAAGGCCTTTCAGAATAAACATG CATACAAGTAAACCAGTGCCAATGATGTACCTGAGTGATAAATTTAACGGGACCTATGTAGAATCAGTCCAGACTGACGTTCTTGAGCTTCCGTATGTCAATAATGACCTCAGCATGTTTATCCTGCTACCAAGTGACATCACCGGCCTACAAAAG CTAGAAAGAGAATTGACTTTTGAAAACTTGTCTGCATGGACCAGCCCAGAattaatggagaaaatgaaaatggaggTTTATCTGCCCAGGTTCACGTTAGAAGAGAAATACGACCTCAAATCTACTTTGAGCAGGATGGGGATACAAGATGCCTTCACTGAAGGTCAAGCTGATTTCACAGGAATGTCAGAGAATGGCGAGCTGTTTTTGTCACAAGTTTTTCACAAGTGTTATCTGGAAGTGAATGAAGaaggcacagaggcagcagctgccagttCAGCAGCACTGGCATCACGAAGTCTTGGTGCTACTGTTATTTTTGTAGCAGATCACCCCTTCCTCTTCTTTATCAGGCACAATAAGACCAAGAGCATCCTCTTCCTGGGAAGGTTCTCTTCCCCCTAG
- the LOC104261609 gene encoding heterochromatin-associated protein MENT isoform X1, giving the protein MEPLSVSTNSFTLDLYKKLNETSKGQNIFFSPWSIATALAMVYLGAKGDTATQMAEHPEHKQAENIHSGFRELLSAINKPRSTYLLKSANRLYEEKTYPLLPKFLQLITSYYNAKPQAVNFKTAAEQARALINSWVENETERKIQDLLPAGSLNSRTVLVLVNAIYFKGNWEKKFLEKNTSETPFRLSKTKTKPVQMMFLRDTFLILHESTMKFKIIELPYVENELSMFVLLPDDINDNTTGLELVERELTYEKLAEWTKSANMMKAEVDLYLPKLKLEENYDLKSTLSSMGIRNAFDPVQADFTGMSVNKDIFISKIIHKAFVEVSEEGTEAAAATGVVVLRSKAPTMTFKADHPFLFVIRHNKSQTILFFGRLCSP; this is encoded by the exons ATGGAGCCTCTCTCAGTGTCAACCAACAGCTTCACTCTGGACCTTTACAAAAAGCTGAATGAAACTTCCAAAggccaaaacattttcttttctccttggaGTATTGCAACTGCTCTCGCCATGGTCTACCTGGGTGCAAAAGGTGACACTGCAACTCAGATGGCTGAG CATCCTGAGCACAAGCAAGCTGAAAACATCCACTCTGGCTTCAGAGAGCTCCTGTCTGCCATCAACAAACCCAGAAGCACCTACTTGCTGAAGAGTGCCAACCGACTGTATGAGGAAAAGACCTACCCGTTACTGCCT aaattCTTACAGCTCATTACAAGCTACTACAATGCAAAACCACAAGCTGTAAACTTTAAGACAGCTGCAGAACAAGCCAGAGCACTGATCAATTCATGGGttgaaaatgaaactgaga GGAAAATCCAGgatctgctgcctgcaggatcTCTCAATTCTCGCACTGTATTGGTCTTAGTAAACGctatttatttcaaaggaaactgggaaaagaaatttctggagaaaaatacttctgagaCGCCCTTCAGACTGAGCAAG ACCAAGACTAAACCAGTACAGATGATGTTTCTGAGAGATACGTTTTTGATACTCCATGAATCAACCATGAAATTCAAAATCATTGAGCTGCCATATGTGGAAAATGAACTCAGCATGTTCGTTCTCCTACCAGATGACATCAATGATAACACTACTGGTCTGGAGCTG GTGGAAAGAGAGCTGACCTATGAGAAATTGGCTGAATGGACCAAATCAGCCAATATGATGAAAGCTGAAGTGGATCTGTACCTGCCCAAGTTGAAGCTGGAAGAGAATTACGACCTTAAATCCACTTTGAGCAGCATGGGGATACGAAATGCTTTTGACCCAGTTCAAGCTGATTTCACAGGGATGTCAGTGAATAAGGATATTTTCATCTCAAAAATTATTCACAAAGCTTTTGTggaggtcagtgaagaaggtactgaggcagcagctgccacaggTGTCGTGGTGCTGAGATCAAAAGCACCAACAATGACTTTTAAAGCTGACCACCCTTTTCTCTTCGTCATCAGACACAACAAATCACAAACCATCCTCTTCTTTGGCAGACTCTGCTCACCCTAG
- the LOC104261611 gene encoding heterochromatin-associated protein MENT: MELVSTSVGKFTVDLFNKLNETNKGKNIFFSPWSISSALALMYLGAKHDTATEMAKVLHFTQAAGAEGSSSVARPSRGRPKRRKMDPEHKPAEDTHSGFKELLTAINKPRSTYSLRTANRIYMEKTFPLLPRYIQLSKNYYKAEPQKVNFKTAPEQSRKEINAWVEKQTEGKIKNLLSPRDVVNATKLILVNAIYFKAEWEEKFQAGDTDLQPFRLSKNKTKPVKMMYMRHSFPVLIMETMNFKMIELPYVKHELSMFILLPDDIKDSTTGLEQLERELTYEKLSEWTDSKKMTKTLVDLYLPKFTMEERYDLSDNLASMGMRSAFSSNADFSGMAEKGDVLISKVLHKSFVAVDEKGTEAAAATVVVTVTSAPLGHVLKFKVDHPFHFFIRHNKSKSILFFGRFCSPLE; encoded by the exons ATGGAACTCGTCTCAACATCAGTTGGCAAGTTTACAGTTGATCTTTTCAACAAGCTTAATGAGACCAACAAgggcaaaaacattttcttttcaccttGGAGCATATCATCTGCTCTGGCTCTGATGTACCTGGGTGCAAAACACGATACAGCAACAGAGATGGCAAAG GTTCTTCATTTCACTcaagcagcaggagctgaaggcTCTTCTTCTGTGGCCAGACCTTCTCGGGGGAgaccaaagagaagaaaaatg GATCCTGAGCACAAGCCAGCTGAAGATACCCATTCTGGCTTCAAAGAGCTCCTGACTGCCATCAACAAACCCAGAAGCACCTACTCACTGAGAACTGCCAACCGCATTTACATGGAAAAAACCTTCCCATTATTGCCT aGATACATACAGCTCAGTAAGAACTACTACAAAGCAGAGCCACAGAAGGTTAACTTTAAGACAGCACCGGAACAATCCAGAAAGGAAATCAATGCTTGGGTTGAAAAACAAACTGAGG gcaaaatcaAGAATTTGCTGAGTCCACGAGATGTGGTAAATGCCACCAAGCTGATCCTGGTAAATGCCATTTACTTCAAGGCAGAATGGGAAGAGAAATTTCAGGCAGGAGATACGGATCTGCAACCCTTCCGACTGAGCAAG AACAAGACCAAGCCTGTGAAAATGATGTACATGAGACATTCATTTCCAGTTCTCATCATGGAAACAATGAATTTCAAAATGATTGAGTTGCCGTATGTGAAACATGAACTCAGTATGTTCATCCTCCTTCCTGATGACATCAAAGACAGCACTACGGGTCTCGAACAG CTGGAAAGAGAACTGACGTATGAGAAGCTGTCCGAATGGACTGATTCCAAGAAGATGACCAAAACTCTTGTGGATTTGTACCTACCTAAGTTCACAATGGAGGAGAGATATGACCTCAGTGATAATCTGGCCAGCATGGGAATGCGCAGTGCCTTCAGCAGCAatgctgatttcagtggaatgGCTGAGAAGGGTGATGTGCTGATCTCCAAAGTTCTTCACAAGTCTTTTGTTGCAGTTGATGAGAAAGGCACTGAGGCAGCTGCTGCTACTGTAGTTGTAACAGTAACAAGTGCACCTCTTGGCCATGTTCTGAAGTTTAAGGTTGACCACCCTTTCCACTTCTTCATCAGACACAACAAATCCAAAAGCATCCTCTTTTTTGGCAGATTCTGCTCTCCCCTAGAATGA
- the LOC104261609 gene encoding heterochromatin-associated protein MENT isoform X2: MEPLSVSTNSFTLDLYKKLNETSKGQNIFFSPWSIATALAMVYLGAKGDTATQMAEVLHFNQTAGQEGSSETTRPSLGKPKKRKMHPEHKQAENIHSGFRELLSAINKPRSTYLLKSANRLYEEKTYPLLPKFLQLITSYYNAKPQAVNFKTAAEQARALINSWVENETERKIQDLLPAGSLNSRTVLVLVNAIYFKGNWEKKFLEKNTSETPFRLSKTKTKPVQMMFLRDTFLILHESTMKFKIIELPYVENELSMFVLLPDDINDNTTGLELVERELTYEKLAEWTKSANMMKAEVDLYLPKLKLEENYDLKSTLSSMGIRNAFDPVQADFTGMSVNKDIFISKIIHKAFVEVSEEGTEAAAATGVVVLRSKAPTMTFKADHPFLFVIRHNKSQTILFFGRLCSP; the protein is encoded by the exons ATGGAGCCTCTCTCAGTGTCAACCAACAGCTTCACTCTGGACCTTTACAAAAAGCTGAATGAAACTTCCAAAggccaaaacattttcttttctccttggaGTATTGCAACTGCTCTCGCCATGGTCTACCTGGGTGCAAAAGGTGACACTGCAACTCAGATGGCTGAG GTTCTTCATTTTAACCAGACTGCAGGACAAGAAGGTTCGTCTGAGACAACAAGGCCTTCTCTGGGGAAACcgaagaaaagaaagatg CATCCTGAGCACAAGCAAGCTGAAAACATCCACTCTGGCTTCAGAGAGCTCCTGTCTGCCATCAACAAACCCAGAAGCACCTACTTGCTGAAGAGTGCCAACCGACTGTATGAGGAAAAGACCTACCCGTTACTGCCT aaattCTTACAGCTCATTACAAGCTACTACAATGCAAAACCACAAGCTGTAAACTTTAAGACAGCTGCAGAACAAGCCAGAGCACTGATCAATTCATGGGttgaaaatgaaactgaga GGAAAATCCAGgatctgctgcctgcaggatcTCTCAATTCTCGCACTGTATTGGTCTTAGTAAACGctatttatttcaaaggaaactgggaaaagaaatttctggagaaaaatacttctgagaCGCCCTTCAGACTGAGCAAG ACCAAGACTAAACCAGTACAGATGATGTTTCTGAGAGATACGTTTTTGATACTCCATGAATCAACCATGAAATTCAAAATCATTGAGCTGCCATATGTGGAAAATGAACTCAGCATGTTCGTTCTCCTACCAGATGACATCAATGATAACACTACTGGTCTGGAGCTG GTGGAAAGAGAGCTGACCTATGAGAAATTGGCTGAATGGACCAAATCAGCCAATATGATGAAAGCTGAAGTGGATCTGTACCTGCCCAAGTTGAAGCTGGAAGAGAATTACGACCTTAAATCCACTTTGAGCAGCATGGGGATACGAAATGCTTTTGACCCAGTTCAAGCTGATTTCACAGGGATGTCAGTGAATAAGGATATTTTCATCTCAAAAATTATTCACAAAGCTTTTGTggaggtcagtgaagaaggtactgaggcagcagctgccacaggTGTCGTGGTGCTGAGATCAAAAGCACCAACAATGACTTTTAAAGCTGACCACCCTTTTCTCTTCGTCATCAGACACAACAAATCACAAACCATCCTCTTCTTTGGCAGACTCTGCTCACCCTAG